The Dehalobacter sp. DCM sequence CAAACGCATGCGGTTTATCGGCATTAAACGTCCTGTCAACGAATTTAATTGTCGAAGCACCTCCGGCCAATAACTGACGCAAAACAGGCCTTAAATGCTCAGGCTCCATATAGCGCACCCCTTGAAAGGTTGAAGACAGGCAGAACGCGCAATTATTTGGGCAGCCTCTGCTTGACTCCACATAGACCAGCCTTCCGCGGAAATCCGACTCACCCCCATAGGGATTCGGCAGACAAAGAGAATAATTGGCAGGCCCTGTTGCACCTTGCTTCCTGCCAGAATGAGCTGCTTCCCCATTGTGTAAGCGCCATACAATGCCCTGTATCGCATCGGACGGTGCTTCATCTACCCATGACTTGATTAAATTCGGCAGAGTGATTTCACCCTCTCCGATCACGATGGCATCCAATTCAGGGTATCGATCTAAAATATTCGCAGCGTCAAAGGAAACCTCAGGCCCTCCGGCAACGAAGCGAACATCGGGCATAACCGGCCGCAGCCGTCTCACTAAAGCCAAAATCGACGTAATGTTCCAGATATAGCAGGAAAAACCGAGGATATCCGGCTTTTCTTCAAATATTTCCCCTGCTATCTTTTCCAGCTGATCATTGATGGAAAACTCACGGATTTGAACATCCCAATCCGCTCTGCCCTCTCCCCTTAATACTTCTCTTAAGTATCGAACAGCTAGATTGGTATGGACATAGCGGGCATTTAACGCCACCAACAATATCTTCACTTACCTTACCCTCTTGCTTTCCCAGTAGTTTTTTTTGGCGTCAGTGTTACTTTAATGCAAACCTCTCAATCGCATGAGCTACCCCATTTTCTTGATTGGACAGGGTAACATAATCGGCAATTTCCTTCAGTTCTTCAAGCGCGTTGCCCATGGCGACGCCGGTACCGGCATAACAGATCATTTCCATATCATTATGGTTATCCCCAATCGCCATCACTTCTTCCGGAAGGATGCCGAGCTGTTCAGCCAAAACCTTCAACGCGTTACCTTTATTAACAGATTTTTCGATAATATCCATATAATGCGCCCGAGACGTCGTAAAATGCAGACGATCAGCATAGAGCCTGCTGACTTCTTCCGTTGCGGTCATTAAAGCGTGTTCTTCACCAATGCATTGGATTTTATCCGCACCCTCCGGTTCGTTTTCCAACAAGGCCACCAGATCGGTGGTGATGATTCTAATACCCGTCATCTTTTCATACGCTTCGGAATGCTGATTAGCCCTATACGTATACACATTATCTTTTATAAAAACCTGGGTATGGATCTCCTTTGGATATAGGCGGCGGACAATCTCTGCTCCCAGGGCCGGGGGAATCACTTTACGGTATATGATCTCCGCATTGCCGGCTTGTTCGATTAAAGCCCCGTTATACGTGATGATCGGTACATCCAAACACAGTTCCCGGGCATGCTTCCTTGCGGAAAAAGCCATCCTCCCCGTAGCCAGCGTCACTTTGACCCCTTGAGCGACGGCCCGGCGAACCGCCTCTTTATTCTCTTCAGAAATGCAGCCTTCATCGTTAAGCAATGTATCATCAAGATCCATAGCAATGAGCTTGATCATGATTTTCAACTCCTTTTGACATCGCAGTCTCACTCTTTACCCCTCTCATTATACCATAGACGAAAGCGAATTAATTTCGTGATATCTCCTCTGTTGACATCCATTTATTTAAATTGATAGTATAATTTAAAGGATAGATAATGGAGCAGAGGTTACGCTTGTGACGAATTGGCTGTTAGGTACGAAATTACTCTTGATTGCTTATATGATCATGTGCTTTGTCCTCAGAGGAACAGCCCAAATCGCACTGGTCGTGTTATGTCTTCTCCTCTATATTATCTTCAGTATGTTATTCTTGTTCCCTAAGAAAGTCTGGCAGAAGAGAGCTTCTCTGTCAGCAGGTATTTTAACGCTCATAATAGCCGCCATTTGGGTAAATGATCTCTTCATCTTTTTACTGCCGTTAACGATTTTGGAGCTTTTTGACCAGTTTTATCAGCATGCCCGGTTCACATTGATCCCTGACGGCCTCGTTGTTTTTTTTCTGCCCG is a genomic window containing:
- a CDS encoding Cof-type HAD-IIB family hydrolase; its protein translation is MIKLIAMDLDDTLLNDEGCISEENKEAVRRAVAQGVKVTLATGRMAFSARKHARELCLDVPIITYNGALIEQAGNAEIIYRKVIPPALGAEIVRRLYPKEIHTQVFIKDNVYTYRANQHSEAYEKMTGIRIITTDLVALLENEPEGADKIQCIGEEHALMTATEEVSRLYADRLHFTTSRAHYMDIIEKSVNKGNALKVLAEQLGILPEEVMAIGDNHNDMEMICYAGTGVAMGNALEELKEIADYVTLSNQENGVAHAIERFALK